The following are from one region of the Ruficoccus sp. ZRK36 genome:
- a CDS encoding malate dehydrogenase, producing MSKAPIRVAVTGAAGQIGYALLFRIASGQMFGPDQPVALNLIEIEPGMNALKGVAMELEDCAFPLLTEVVQTSDLNVGFKDVNWALLVGSVPRKKGMERAELLGINGKIFVGQGKAINDNAAKDVRVLVVGNPCNTNCLIAMQNAPDVPNDRFFAMTRLDENRAKSQLAVKAGVPVSAVSNLCVWGNHSPTMFADFTNAKIDGKPATEVITDKEWLEETFLPVVGKRGAAIIEARGASSAASAANAVVDTVVSLTTPTAPGDFHSVCVCSSGEYGAPKDIITSLPIKSDGTKWEVVKGIQLNDFAKAKIQVSIDELTSEKETAMSALA from the coding sequence ATGAGCAAAGCACCTATTCGTGTCGCAGTCACTGGCGCCGCCGGTCAAATCGGCTACGCCCTCCTCTTCCGCATCGCATCTGGCCAGATGTTCGGCCCCGACCAGCCGGTCGCCCTGAACCTGATCGAAATTGAACCCGGCATGAACGCCCTCAAGGGTGTCGCCATGGAGCTGGAAGACTGTGCCTTCCCGCTGCTGACCGAGGTCGTCCAGACCTCCGACCTGAACGTCGGCTTCAAGGACGTCAACTGGGCCCTGCTCGTCGGTAGTGTGCCGCGCAAGAAGGGCATGGAGCGCGCTGAGCTGCTCGGCATCAACGGCAAGATCTTCGTCGGCCAGGGTAAGGCCATCAACGACAACGCCGCCAAGGATGTGCGCGTACTCGTCGTGGGTAACCCCTGCAACACGAACTGCCTGATCGCCATGCAGAACGCCCCGGACGTCCCCAACGACCGCTTCTTCGCGATGACCCGCCTGGACGAAAACCGCGCCAAGAGCCAGCTCGCCGTCAAGGCCGGCGTGCCCGTCAGCGCCGTCTCCAACCTCTGCGTGTGGGGCAACCACTCCCCGACCATGTTCGCCGACTTCACCAACGCGAAGATCGACGGCAAGCCCGCCACCGAAGTCATCACCGACAAGGAATGGCTCGAAGAAACCTTCCTGCCCGTCGTCGGCAAGCGTGGCGCCGCCATCATCGAAGCCCGTGGTGCCTCCTCCGCTGCCTCCGCCGCCAACGCCGTCGTTGACACCGTGGTCAGCCTGACCACCCCGACCGCTCCCGGCGACTTCCACAGCGTCTGCGTCTGCTCCAGCGGCGAATACGGTGCCCCCAAGGACATCATCACCTCCCTGCCGATCAAGAGCGACGGCACCAAGTGGGAAGTGGTCAAGGGCATCCAGCTGAACGACTTCGCCAAGGCCAAGATCCAGGTCTCCATCGACGAGCTGACCTCCGAGAAGGAAACCGCCATGTCCGCCCTCGCCTAA
- a CDS encoding dihydrofolate reductase — translation MPLPADAIKPWKAIVAMADKNRAIGLNGGLPWRLPEDLAFFKQMTTGHTVVMGRKTMDEIKKPLPRRLNVVLTNQQDLVAPGFTIAHTLADLDEVAVKGDLFIIGGAQLFAVTLPQCCELFLTHVKGDYDGDTFLPPFEHLFSAVETLRENDDLRIVRYRNKALPA, via the coding sequence ATGCCTTTACCCGCCGACGCCATCAAGCCCTGGAAAGCCATCGTTGCCATGGCCGATAAAAACCGCGCCATCGGCCTAAACGGCGGGCTGCCCTGGCGCCTGCCCGAGGATCTCGCATTCTTCAAGCAGATGACGACCGGCCATACCGTTGTCATGGGCCGCAAGACCATGGACGAGATCAAGAAGCCCCTCCCGCGCCGCCTGAATGTCGTGCTGACCAACCAGCAGGATCTCGTCGCTCCGGGCTTCACGATCGCTCATACCCTGGCTGATCTCGACGAGGTCGCGGTCAAAGGTGACCTGTTCATCATTGGCGGGGCACAGCTCTTCGCGGTCACTCTGCCGCAGTGCTGCGAGCTGTTTCTCACGCACGTCAAAGGTGACTACGACGGTGACACCTTTCTGCCGCCCTTCGAGCACCTCTTCTCGGCTGTTGAGACACTACGGGAAAACGACGACCTGCGCATCGTCCGCTACCGCAACAAGGCGCTCCCCGCTTAA
- a CDS encoding thymidylate synthase, with protein MQGYLDLLRLVMDKGEDRPDRTGVGTRGVFGAQARFDLEKSFPLLTTKKIHWRSVVYELLWFLKGDTNIRYLNENKVSIWDEWADESGSLGPVYGAQWTRWQCPDGRQINQLDELIENLRTKPHSRRHIVSAWNVADLPDESRPPHVNAAEGKMALPPCHTMFQFYVSQDGGLSCQLYQRSADLFLGVPFNIASYALFTCMVAQVAGLRPKEFIHTFGDLHLYRNHSEQVATQLAREPRPLPQVKLNPAIKRLADFDYSDVELIGYDPHPSIKAPIAV; from the coding sequence ATGCAAGGCTACCTCGATCTGCTGCGGCTCGTCATGGACAAGGGTGAAGACCGACCGGACCGCACCGGTGTGGGCACGCGTGGCGTATTCGGGGCACAGGCCCGCTTCGATCTGGAGAAGTCTTTCCCTCTCCTGACCACCAAGAAAATCCATTGGCGTTCAGTCGTTTACGAGCTTTTGTGGTTCCTCAAGGGCGACACAAACATCCGCTACCTGAACGAAAACAAGGTCTCCATCTGGGATGAGTGGGCCGACGAATCCGGCAGCCTCGGCCCCGTTTATGGAGCGCAGTGGACCCGCTGGCAGTGCCCCGACGGACGCCAGATCAACCAGCTCGACGAGCTGATCGAAAACCTCCGCACGAAGCCCCACAGCCGCCGCCACATCGTCTCGGCCTGGAACGTCGCGGACCTGCCCGACGAGTCGCGTCCGCCGCATGTGAACGCCGCCGAGGGCAAGATGGCACTGCCGCCGTGCCACACGATGTTCCAGTTCTACGTCTCGCAGGACGGCGGCCTCAGCTGCCAGCTTTACCAGCGCAGCGCAGACCTTTTCCTCGGTGTGCCCTTCAACATCGCCTCCTACGCCCTGTTCACCTGCATGGTCGCCCAGGTCGCCGGTCTGCGGCCCAAGGAGTTTATCCACACCTTTGGCGACCTGCACCTGTACCGCAACCACTCCGAGCAGGTGGCCACCCAGCTCGCCCGCGAGCCGCGCCCCCTGCCGCAGGTAAAACTCAACCCCGCGATCAAGCGCCTGGCAGACTTTGACTACAGCGACGTGGAGCTGATCGGCTACGATCCGCACCCCTCGATCAAGGCCCCCATCGCGGTCTAA
- a CDS encoding secondary thiamine-phosphate synthase enzyme YjbQ has protein sequence MKSYRKELWFNIPQRRQLINITSEVEAALRESGIQEGLCLVNAMHISASVFINDDESGLHGDFERWLEKLAPEKPYDQYAHNGYEDNADAHLKRTIMGRDVTVAVTGGQLDFGPWEQIFYGEFDGKRKKRALVKIIGE, from the coding sequence ATGAAATCATACCGCAAGGAACTCTGGTTCAACATCCCGCAACGTCGCCAGCTGATCAACATCACCAGCGAGGTTGAGGCCGCCCTGCGCGAAAGCGGCATCCAGGAAGGGCTGTGCCTGGTCAACGCCATGCACATCAGCGCCAGCGTCTTTATCAACGACGACGAGTCCGGCCTGCATGGCGACTTCGAGCGCTGGCTGGAGAAGCTCGCCCCCGAAAAACCCTACGACCAGTACGCCCATAACGGCTACGAGGACAACGCCGACGCCCACCTCAAGCGCACCATCATGGGCCGGGATGTCACGGTCGCCGTCACGGGCGGGCAACTGGACTTCGGGCCGTGGGAGCAGATCTTTTACGGGGAGTTTGACGGTAAGCGCAAAAAGCGAGCCCTCGTTAAAATCATCGGCGAGTAA
- the recR gene encoding recombination mediator RecR, with the protein MSESLEKVEQLLKQLPGLGYRSAERIALHLLVEKPERLEPLIEALQQAAANLRRCPITGNLTESDTCAIYADPARHREVTCVVETVPDLLAIERSGVFRGVYHVLHGKLSPLHGVGPGDLNFASLRKRIDDGEVQEMILALSNDIEGEATCHYIQDELLAGREDIRLSRIGFGLPSGGGITYADSATLKSALDGRRDF; encoded by the coding sequence ATGTCGGAATCACTGGAAAAGGTGGAGCAGCTTTTAAAGCAGTTGCCGGGGCTGGGTTACCGCTCGGCTGAGCGCATCGCGCTGCACCTGCTGGTGGAGAAGCCAGAGCGACTGGAGCCATTGATCGAGGCGCTTCAGCAGGCGGCTGCCAATCTGCGCCGTTGCCCCATCACCGGCAACCTGACCGAGTCCGACACCTGCGCCATTTACGCTGATCCGGCGCGTCACCGGGAGGTGACGTGTGTCGTCGAGACCGTCCCTGATTTGCTCGCGATCGAGCGTTCGGGTGTGTTCCGGGGCGTTTACCATGTGCTCCACGGTAAGCTCTCGCCGCTGCACGGTGTCGGCCCCGGCGACCTGAACTTCGCCAGCCTGCGCAAGCGCATCGACGACGGCGAAGTGCAGGAAATGATCCTCGCCCTGTCTAACGACATCGAGGGGGAGGCCACCTGCCACTACATTCAGGACGAGCTCCTGGCCGGGCGCGAAGACATCCGCCTATCGCGCATCGGCTTTGGGCTGCCTAGCGGCGGCGGCATCACCTACGCCGACTCCGCCACTCTCAAAAGCGCCCTCGACGGCCGCCGCGATTTCTGA
- the hisB gene encoding imidazoleglycerol-phosphate dehydratase HisB, whose amino-acid sequence MAENSLERRSERTRTTKETDISLTLCLDGSGKAEIDTGIPFVDHMLDLFARHGLFDLTVKASGDIAVDYHHTVEDLGIVLGEAFKEALGDKKGIVRYGFFLLPMDETLVRAALDLSNRPLFVYKVEAPVLFVRDFNIALFKEFFQAFANSCGANLHLTLEYGEEPHHVAEALFKGFARALDMATRIDPRQADSLPSTKGLLT is encoded by the coding sequence ATGGCTGAAAACTCACTAGAACGCCGCTCCGAGCGGACCCGCACCACCAAGGAGACCGACATCTCGCTCACCCTCTGCCTCGATGGCAGCGGTAAGGCCGAGATCGATACCGGTATCCCCTTTGTGGACCACATGCTGGACCTCTTTGCCCGGCACGGGCTCTTTGACCTCACCGTCAAGGCCTCCGGGGACATCGCGGTGGACTATCACCACACGGTGGAGGATCTGGGCATCGTTCTGGGCGAGGCTTTCAAGGAAGCTCTCGGGGACAAAAAGGGTATCGTCCGCTACGGGTTTTTCCTGCTGCCGATGGACGAGACCCTCGTGCGCGCCGCGCTCGACCTGAGTAACCGCCCGCTGTTCGTCTACAAGGTAGAGGCGCCGGTCCTGTTCGTGCGTGACTTTAACATCGCGCTCTTCAAGGAGTTCTTCCAGGCCTTTGCCAACAGCTGCGGTGCTAACCTGCACCTCACGCTGGAGTATGGCGAAGAGCCGCACCACGTCGCCGAAGCGCTCTTCAAGGGCTTCGCGCGCGCGCTCGACATGGCCACGCGCATCGACCCGCGCCAGGCCGACAGCCTCCCCAGCACCAAGGGCCTCCTCACCTAG
- a CDS encoding YbaB/EbfC family nucleoid-associated protein — protein sequence MAGVGKLLKQAKKMQQKVEQIQEELTATELEVSAGGGAVTVKVNGQGEFLDLKIDPEFIKEDAEIVQETLLEAIKDAAAKAKALNEEKMSEATAGFQMPGFM from the coding sequence ATGGCAGGAGTCGGTAAATTACTCAAGCAAGCGAAGAAAATGCAGCAAAAGGTCGAGCAGATCCAGGAGGAGCTGACTGCGACCGAGCTGGAAGTGTCGGCCGGTGGTGGCGCTGTGACCGTCAAGGTCAACGGCCAGGGCGAGTTCCTCGACCTGAAGATCGACCCCGAGTTTATCAAGGAGGACGCCGAGATCGTCCAGGAAACCCTCCTCGAAGCCATCAAAGACGCCGCCGCCAAGGCCAAGGCCCTCAACGAGGAAAAAATGTCTGAGGCCACTGCTGGCTTCCAGATGCCCGGCTTCATGTAG
- the guaA gene encoding glutamine-hydrolyzing GMP synthase, translating into MSQIIAVLDFGSQYTQVIARRIRECNVYSKIYPFGVSAQELKKDNVQGVILSGGPSSVLLPKSPRPDPKVFELGVPVLGICYGVQLIGHLLGGKVEKSRQREYGKGTLNISKKGKLLAGLPKKFRVWNSHGDRVIELPKGFEAIASTENSDVAVVQDAKRNIYGMQFHPEVVHTEHGMEIIRNFLLGICRCKGDWQMSDYVETAVQAIRDQVGDKRVILGLSGGVDSSVAAALIHRAIGKQLTCVFVDNGLLRKGERDKVDRIFREHFKINLKVAKSGPRFLKKLKGVTDPERKRKIIGREFVKVFDEEVSKIGQVDFLAQGTLYPDVIESVAIGGNPAALIKSHHNVGGLPKRMKLKLLEPLRELFKDEVRALGEELGLSKEMVWRHPFPGPGLGVRVIGDIKSKYLKILREADSILLEEMKRTGYYEKVWQAFCVFLPVQTVGVMGDERTYDYVIAVRVVESQDAMTADWAHIPHDILQLISSRIINEVKGVNRVVLDISSKPPSTIEWE; encoded by the coding sequence ATGTCCCAGATCATCGCTGTCCTCGATTTCGGTTCGCAGTATACGCAGGTCATCGCCCGTCGTATCCGCGAGTGCAATGTCTACTCCAAGATTTACCCCTTCGGTGTCAGCGCCCAGGAGCTGAAGAAGGACAACGTCCAGGGGGTCATCCTCTCCGGTGGTCCCAGCAGCGTGCTTCTGCCGAAGTCCCCGCGTCCGGACCCGAAGGTCTTCGAGCTGGGTGTACCGGTGCTCGGGATCTGCTATGGCGTGCAGCTTATCGGTCATCTGCTCGGCGGTAAGGTCGAGAAGAGCCGCCAGCGTGAGTACGGTAAGGGCACCCTCAACATCAGCAAGAAGGGGAAACTGCTTGCTGGCCTGCCGAAGAAGTTCCGAGTCTGGAATTCCCACGGCGACCGCGTCATCGAGCTGCCCAAGGGCTTCGAGGCCATCGCATCGACCGAGAACTCGGACGTGGCTGTGGTGCAGGACGCGAAGCGTAACATTTACGGGATGCAGTTCCACCCGGAGGTCGTACACACCGAGCACGGGATGGAGATTATCCGGAATTTCCTCCTTGGAATCTGCCGCTGCAAGGGCGACTGGCAGATGTCCGACTATGTCGAGACCGCCGTGCAGGCGATCCGCGATCAGGTCGGTGACAAGCGCGTGATCCTCGGCCTCAGTGGCGGGGTAGACTCCTCTGTCGCCGCAGCCCTCATCCACCGCGCTATCGGTAAGCAGCTCACCTGCGTCTTTGTGGACAATGGCCTGCTGCGCAAGGGCGAACGTGACAAGGTGGATCGCATCTTCCGCGAGCATTTCAAGATCAACCTCAAGGTCGCCAAATCCGGCCCGCGCTTCCTGAAGAAGCTGAAGGGCGTGACCGACCCCGAGCGTAAGCGCAAGATTATCGGCCGCGAGTTCGTCAAGGTCTTCGACGAAGAGGTCAGCAAAATCGGCCAGGTGGACTTTCTCGCGCAGGGTACGCTCTACCCGGACGTGATCGAGAGCGTGGCTATCGGCGGTAATCCTGCTGCCCTGATCAAGAGCCACCATAATGTCGGCGGCCTGCCCAAGCGCATGAAACTCAAGCTTCTGGAGCCACTGCGTGAACTTTTCAAGGACGAGGTCCGCGCCCTCGGCGAAGAACTCGGCCTGTCCAAGGAAATGGTCTGGCGCCATCCGTTCCCCGGTCCCGGCCTGGGCGTGCGTGTGATCGGCGACATCAAGTCGAAGTACCTGAAGATCCTCCGCGAGGCTGACTCTATCCTGCTGGAGGAGATGAAGCGTACCGGCTACTACGAAAAGGTCTGGCAGGCATTCTGTGTCTTTCTCCCCGTGCAGACGGTTGGCGTGATGGGCGACGAGCGCACCTATGACTACGTCATTGCCGTGCGTGTGGTCGAGAGCCAGGACGCCATGACCGCTGACTGGGCCCACATCCCGCACGACATCCTGCAGTTGATTTCCAGCCGGATTATTAACGAGGTGAAGGGCGTCAACCGTGTGGTCCTCGATATCAGCTCCAAGCCGCCCAGCACGATTGAGTGGGAGTAA
- a CDS encoding 3-deoxy-7-phosphoheptulonate synthase, whose product MEPCKVTDINIAATRELPAPAQLLQEIPRTEAQQAFVANARSEIHRIIFGNDKRLLLVVGPCSIHDIKAGREYAQRLAKLAEQVKERILIVMRVYFEKPRTTVGWKGLIMDPYIDRTYNIPAGLRMAREFLREVIDMGLPTATELLDPITPQYIADLICWSAIGARTTESQTHRQMASGLSMPLGFKNSTDGSIEAAINAINAASREQTFLGIDQQGRAASVTTKGNPNCHLVLRGGKSGPNYADTHISDYIKKLKSSGLMPAVMVDCSHDNASKDYTRYPAILSDVVRQISQGQDGIIGAMVESNLSGGSQKIVVGEERKYGVSITDPCLGWEDTEKMVHTTFNALESRFSLA is encoded by the coding sequence ATGGAGCCCTGTAAGGTCACTGACATCAATATCGCCGCCACGCGGGAACTTCCCGCCCCGGCCCAACTGCTGCAAGAAATCCCCCGTACGGAGGCGCAGCAGGCATTTGTGGCCAACGCGCGTAGCGAAATCCACCGCATCATCTTCGGCAACGACAAGCGCCTGCTGCTCGTCGTCGGCCCCTGCTCGATCCACGACATCAAGGCCGGACGCGAATACGCCCAGCGCCTGGCCAAGCTCGCCGAGCAGGTCAAGGAGCGCATCCTCATCGTCATGCGCGTGTACTTTGAGAAGCCGCGCACGACCGTCGGCTGGAAGGGCCTGATCATGGACCCCTATATCGACCGCACGTACAATATCCCGGCTGGCCTGCGCATGGCCCGGGAGTTCCTGCGCGAAGTCATCGACATGGGGCTGCCCACCGCCACCGAGCTGCTCGACCCGATCACCCCGCAGTACATCGCGGACCTGATCTGCTGGTCCGCCATCGGGGCGCGCACCACCGAGAGCCAGACCCACCGCCAGATGGCCTCCGGCCTCTCCATGCCCCTGGGCTTTAAAAACAGCACGGACGGCTCCATCGAGGCCGCTATCAACGCCATTAACGCCGCCAGCCGCGAGCAGACTTTCCTCGGCATCGACCAGCAGGGTCGCGCCGCCTCCGTCACCACCAAGGGCAACCCCAACTGCCACCTCGTCCTGCGCGGCGGCAAGAGTGGCCCCAACTACGCGGACACCCACATCAGCGATTACATCAAGAAGCTGAAGTCCTCCGGGCTCATGCCCGCCGTCATGGTGGACTGCTCCCACGATAACGCCAGCAAGGACTACACCCGCTACCCGGCGATCCTCTCTGACGTCGTACGCCAGATCAGCCAGGGGCAGGACGGCATCATCGGCGCGATGGTTGAGAGCAACCTTTCCGGCGGGAGCCAGAAAATCGTCGTGGGCGAAGAGCGCAAATACGGCGTCTCCATCACCGACCCCTGCCTGGGCTGGGAGGACACTGAGAAGATGGTCCACACGACATTTAACGCGCTCGAAAGTCGCTTTTCTCTCGCTTAA
- the hisC gene encoding histidinol-phosphate transaminase has product MSKGYNPLSRANPHVRRLHGYVPGQQPSGGDWVKLNTNENPYPPSPKVLEAIQAELSEEGTRLRLYPNPLSIPLRQALAAHHGLKQGQVLAGNGADDVLNLLMRAFAGPERSAGMTSPSYSLYTVLADIQHAQMVEVPFDRSMKLDPAAIGACGANIFFLTSPNAPTGVGFSRKEIEAAASAFEGIFVIDETYAPFASEDAVSLLARHPNIVIARSFSKAYSLAGLRVGYALASEEIIELLDRVRDSYNLDRLAQAGALAALADDQYYKGLTGEILAMRSQMAEWYSDKEWFCYPSATNFHFVEPKNSAGQTGADVADSLYNYLCTRRVLVRYFPKHPLTQSFLRVTLGTDKEMQRYRDAVDSWLKTH; this is encoded by the coding sequence ATGAGCAAGGGCTATAATCCGCTTTCCCGCGCCAACCCCCACGTCCGGCGCCTGCATGGGTATGTCCCCGGTCAGCAGCCATCCGGCGGCGACTGGGTCAAACTCAACACCAACGAGAACCCGTATCCGCCCAGCCCGAAGGTGCTGGAGGCGATACAGGCCGAGCTAAGCGAGGAGGGGACGCGCCTGCGCCTGTACCCGAATCCGCTCTCCATACCCTTGCGCCAGGCACTCGCCGCGCACCACGGGCTGAAGCAGGGGCAGGTGCTGGCCGGTAACGGGGCCGACGACGTGCTCAACCTGCTCATGCGCGCCTTTGCCGGGCCCGAGCGCTCCGCCGGGATGACCAGCCCCAGCTACTCGCTCTATACGGTCCTCGCCGACATCCAGCACGCCCAGATGGTGGAGGTGCCCTTTGACCGCTCGATGAAGCTCGACCCGGCGGCCATCGGTGCCTGTGGGGCGAATATCTTTTTCCTCACCTCTCCGAATGCGCCCACAGGCGTCGGCTTCTCCCGTAAGGAGATCGAGGCCGCCGCATCGGCCTTTGAGGGGATCTTCGTCATCGACGAGACCTACGCACCTTTCGCGTCGGAGGATGCGGTTTCGCTGCTGGCGCGTCACCCGAACATCGTCATCGCGCGCAGCTTCTCCAAGGCCTACTCGCTCGCGGGGCTGCGTGTCGGCTATGCGCTGGCCTCCGAGGAGATCATCGAGCTGCTCGACCGCGTGCGCGACAGCTACAACCTCGACCGCCTGGCTCAGGCCGGAGCTCTCGCTGCGCTGGCAGACGATCAGTACTACAAGGGCCTGACTGGGGAAATCCTCGCCATGCGCTCGCAGATGGCCGAGTGGTATTCCGACAAGGAGTGGTTCTGCTATCCCTCGGCGACAAATTTCCACTTTGTGGAGCCCAAGAACAGTGCCGGGCAGACGGGCGCAGACGTGGCAGACAGCCTTTATAACTACCTGTGCACCCGCCGTGTGCTGGTGCGTTACTTCCCGAAGCATCCCTTGACTCAGAGCTTCCTGCGCGTCACTTTAGGCACCGATAAGGAGATGCAGCGCTATCGCGATGCAGTAGACTCATGGCTGAAAACTCACTAG
- the hisD gene encoding histidinol dehydrogenase translates to MAGKILNFDAPGVPARLIKQREKALSDATVAATVREVLEAVSRQGDKAVLRYTAKFDRAKLTAPAMRVDPEELKAAPKTLTPARRKAIRESIAGVSEFHKRTLPKAWRAKNRHGATVGEEFYPIERVGLYIPGGQVPLVSTVIMSAIPAKLAGVPQMVVCTPPQADGSINPGLLAALHYCGVKEVYKVGGIQAMAAMAFGTKTVPRVDKVYGPGNAYVMEAKRQLFGTVGVDLLPGPSEILVVADASANPAFIASDLLAQAEHGTGKEKVYLVSTSEKLIEAVNAEMKKQTPSLSHADKIQAVLKKHYIAIKVSSMEKAAEAANLIAPEHLELHVEPPKLRKLIKSITTAGAMLLGGHTPTVLGDFVAGPSHTLPTDRTGRFFSGLQVWDFMRRTSIVNYDARSCAKAWPTVEAFGEMEQLDAHSRSLKIRLES, encoded by the coding sequence ATGGCAGGAAAGATTTTAAACTTTGATGCGCCGGGTGTACCGGCGCGATTGATCAAGCAGCGCGAGAAGGCGCTCAGTGACGCTACCGTCGCGGCTACCGTGCGCGAAGTCCTGGAGGCGGTCAGCCGCCAGGGGGATAAAGCTGTACTGCGCTATACCGCGAAGTTTGACCGCGCGAAGCTCACGGCCCCCGCCATGCGCGTGGACCCTGAGGAGCTGAAGGCCGCTCCCAAGACACTCACGCCCGCCCGCCGCAAGGCCATCCGCGAGTCCATCGCCGGAGTGAGCGAGTTTCACAAGCGTACGCTGCCCAAGGCCTGGCGCGCCAAGAACCGCCATGGCGCCACCGTGGGCGAAGAGTTTTATCCGATCGAGCGGGTAGGGTTGTACATCCCCGGTGGGCAGGTGCCGCTCGTCTCCACGGTGATCATGTCAGCGATCCCCGCCAAGCTCGCCGGTGTGCCGCAGATGGTCGTGTGTACGCCTCCGCAGGCAGACGGCTCGATCAATCCCGGTCTGCTGGCCGCGCTGCACTACTGTGGCGTGAAGGAAGTTTACAAGGTCGGCGGTATTCAGGCCATGGCCGCCATGGCCTTTGGCACGAAGACCGTGCCCCGCGTGGACAAGGTCTATGGCCCCGGTAATGCCTATGTGATGGAGGCCAAGCGCCAGCTCTTCGGCACCGTCGGTGTGGACCTGCTGCCCGGCCCCAGCGAGATCCTTGTGGTGGCTGATGCTTCCGCGAACCCGGCCTTCATCGCCTCCGACCTGCTCGCACAGGCCGAGCACGGCACCGGTAAGGAAAAAGTCTATCTCGTCTCGACCTCCGAGAAACTCATCGAGGCCGTCAACGCCGAGATGAAGAAGCAGACTCCGTCGCTTTCGCACGCCGACAAGATTCAGGCTGTATTGAAAAAACACTACATCGCGATCAAGGTCTCCTCGATGGAGAAGGCCGCTGAGGCCGCCAACCTGATCGCTCCCGAGCACCTTGAGCTGCACGTTGAACCGCCTAAGCTGCGCAAGCTCATCAAGTCCATCACCACAGCTGGCGCGATGCTGCTGGGCGGGCACACCCCGACCGTGCTGGGCGACTTCGTCGCCGGGCCGAGCCACACGCTGCCGACGGACCGCACGGGCCGCTTCTTCAGCGGTTTGCAGGTCTGGGACTTCATGCGCCGCACGAGCATCGTCAACTACGATGCCCGCAGCTGCGCGAAAGCCTGGCCCACGGTGGAAGCATTTGGTGAGATGGAGCAGCTTGACGCGCACAGCCGTTCGCTCAAGATACGTCTTGAGTCATGA
- a CDS encoding DUF1015 family protein, producing MRIRAFQGLRPTPESATKIASLPYDVVNTAEARELAAGNPLSFLHVVRAEIDLPEGTDPYSPEVYAQAKAALTRLEAEGGLQRESEPCLYLYRQQMGEHVQTGVVGVFNIEDYENNLIKKHEKTRKAKEDDRTALNRTLSAHPGPVFLTYKGEQAIDGIVDKITAEKPFVQFTAPDGVEHTVWRVPGGSELVEAFKTVPVAYVADGHHRSASAARVGAERRAANPSHTGDEDYNWFLAVAFPGDQLNVLPYNRYVHDLNGRTPEQLIAEISKVCEVTEGASPEPAAYGDVSMYLDGKWYGLKFPGGESDPISRLDVSRLQDHILAPLLDIDDPRTSEKIDFIGGIRGTKELVKLVDNGGGVAFSVYPVTVDQLIDIADADAIMPPKSTWFEPKLRSGLFIHTF from the coding sequence ATGCGTATTCGAGCTTTTCAAGGACTGCGGCCCACTCCCGAGTCGGCCACGAAAATCGCCTCTCTGCCCTACGACGTGGTCAACACCGCCGAAGCGCGTGAGCTGGCCGCGGGGAACCCGCTGAGCTTCCTGCACGTGGTGCGTGCGGAGATCGACCTGCCCGAGGGCACCGACCCGTACTCGCCAGAGGTGTACGCCCAGGCCAAGGCAGCCCTCACCCGTCTCGAAGCCGAGGGTGGCCTGCAGCGCGAGTCTGAGCCCTGCCTGTACCTTTACCGCCAGCAGATGGGCGAGCACGTCCAGACCGGCGTCGTCGGTGTCTTCAACATCGAGGACTACGAGAACAACCTGATCAAGAAGCACGAAAAGACCCGCAAGGCCAAGGAAGACGACCGCACCGCGCTCAACCGCACGCTGTCGGCCCACCCCGGCCCGGTCTTCCTCACCTACAAGGGCGAGCAGGCCATCGACGGTATCGTTGACAAGATCACCGCGGAAAAGCCCTTTGTGCAGTTCACGGCCCCGGACGGCGTCGAGCACACCGTCTGGCGCGTCCCCGGTGGCAGCGAGCTAGTCGAAGCCTTTAAGACCGTCCCTGTGGCCTACGTGGCCGACGGTCACCACCGCAGCGCCAGCGCTGCCCGCGTCGGAGCCGAGCGCCGCGCCGCCAACCCTTCCCACACTGGGGATGAGGACTACAACTGGTTCCTCGCGGTGGCCTTCCCCGGCGACCAGCTCAACGTCCTGCCCTACAACCGCTACGTCCACGACCTCAACGGCCGCACCCCCGAGCAGCTGATCGCCGAGATCAGTAAGGTCTGCGAAGTGACCGAGGGCGCCAGCCCTGAGCCCGCCGCCTACGGCGATGTCTCCATGTACCTCGACGGTAAGTGGTACGGCCTAAAATTCCCCGGCGGTGAGAGCGACCCGATTTCCCGGCTCGATGTTTCGCGCCTGCAGGACCACATTCTGGCCCCGCTGCTCGACATCGACGACCCGCGCACCAGCGAAAAGATCGACTTCATCGGCGGTATTCGCGGCACGAAGGAACTCGTCAAGCTCGTCGATAACGGCGGCGGCGTGGCCTTCTCCGTTTACCCGGTGACCGTGGACCAGCTGATCGACATCGCCGACGCCGACGCCATCATGCCCCCCAAGAGCACGTGGTTCGAGCCGAAGCTGCGCAGCGGCCTCTTCATCCACACCTTCTAG